From Chroococcidiopsis sp. TS-821, the proteins below share one genomic window:
- a CDS encoding hemolysin family protein — protein sequence MSHLLMVACFVPLLAGSPLFISDIWLRLLSVLLLIAINAFFVAAEFSMVSVRRSRIHQLVEAGDTPAIALQALQHSIDRLLSTTQLGITLSSLALGWIGESTMAVLVATGLAQLPVSEALRMRLAHSLAIPLAFLLVAYLQIVLGELCPKSVALLYSERLARLLALPVKAIARFFTPFIWVLNQSTRLLLRVVGIQYTGQAWLPPVTSEELQLIIATERESTGLEAEERELLNNIFEFGDVTAEEIMVPRTRIVALSEEATLQTLLKEMATTGHSRYPIVGKSLDDIRGIVHFKELAKPLVLGKLSLDTKIQPWVQPARFVPEYTPLSELLPLMQQSHLQMVIVVNEFGGTVGLLTIQDLIAQIVGKTSELASTNELLVQHLDEQTFLVQAQMNLEDLNELLQLNLPLSDDYQTLGGFVLYQLQKVPAIGETLHYQNLEFTVVSAQGPRLQHIRIHRSQAIHSNEQQH from the coding sequence ATGTCTCACTTATTGATGGTTGCCTGTTTTGTTCCACTTTTAGCTGGATCACCGTTGTTTATCTCAGACATTTGGCTGCGCCTGCTATCAGTATTGTTACTGATTGCAATTAATGCCTTTTTTGTGGCAGCAGAGTTTTCCATGGTGTCCGTGCGGCGATCGCGCATCCACCAATTGGTAGAAGCTGGAGACACGCCAGCGATCGCGCTGCAAGCACTCCAGCACAGTATCGATCGCTTGCTGTCTACAACTCAATTAGGAATTACGTTATCAAGTTTGGCACTCGGTTGGATTGGCGAGAGTACGATGGCTGTTCTCGTCGCTACAGGTCTAGCGCAGTTACCCGTGTCAGAGGCACTGCGAATGAGATTAGCGCACTCGCTGGCGATTCCCTTAGCTTTTCTCCTTGTTGCCTATCTCCAAATTGTCTTAGGAGAACTTTGCCCCAAGTCCGTCGCGCTGCTTTACTCTGAACGATTGGCAAGGTTGTTAGCACTGCCAGTAAAAGCGATCGCGCGTTTTTTTACTCCTTTTATTTGGGTTTTAAATCAATCAACGCGCTTACTGCTAAGGGTTGTAGGAATTCAATACACTGGACAAGCTTGGCTACCGCCAGTGACTTCCGAAGAGTTACAGTTAATTATCGCCACTGAGCGCGAATCAACAGGCTTAGAAGCCGAAGAACGCGAATTATTAAATAACATCTTTGAATTTGGCGACGTAACTGCTGAGGAAATTATGGTACCGCGCACCAGAATTGTGGCTCTATCCGAAGAAGCGACGCTGCAAACTTTACTCAAAGAAATGGCAACGACAGGGCATTCACGCTACCCAATTGTCGGTAAATCGCTAGACGATATTCGCGGTATTGTTCACTTTAAGGAACTAGCAAAACCACTGGTTTTAGGGAAATTATCGCTCGATACAAAAATTCAACCTTGGGTCCAACCCGCACGTTTTGTACCTGAATATACTCCGTTAAGCGAGTTATTGCCATTAATGCAGCAATCGCATTTACAAATGGTTATTGTAGTTAACGAATTTGGCGGTACGGTTGGCTTATTAACTATTCAAGATTTAATTGCTCAAATTGTTGGCAAGACTAGCGAACTTGCCAGCACAAATGAGTTACTCGTACAACATTTGGACGAGCAAACTTTTTTGGTTCAAGCACAAATGAACCTTGAAGATCTCAACGAATTGCTACAGTTAAACTTACCTCTAAGCGATGACTATCAAACATTAGGAGGATTTGTTCTTTACCAACTCCAAAAAGTTCCCGCGATCGGGGAAACCTTACACTATCAGAACTTAGAGTTCACCGTCGTTTCAGCCCAGGGACCGCGCCTACAACATATTCGCATTCATCGTTCTCAGGCAATACATAGTAATGAACAGCAACATTGA